CAAAGAAATGCCAACAGCTTCATTTTGCTGAAATTCTGTTTTATTACCTGTCAATTGTATTTCAAATAAATCTGCAGGAACAGCATTACTGCTTCCACAAGCATTCAAAATAATGATTAATAGGAGTGAAGTAATAGAAAAAATAGATTTCATTTAGTGATTTTTAAATTTTTTTTAGGCTGTAAAGAAAAAATTAATTGTTCAAGAATTTGGCTTTCAATTAGATAGCTATAATTCTATTTACTGGCAAGGTATTTATTTAAATTTAGAATCTAAAATGATTGTGAAAAAATTAAAACATTGTATATTTGCAGCGGCAAGTCCTACGCGACCAGCTCCTGCAGAATCCCCCAGGGTGGGAACGCAGCAAGGGTATGTAGTCGTAGCGGTGCGACGTAGGTAGCTTGCCATTTTTTATTCTTCATTAATTTACTACTCCTTTTTTCTCCTTATTTATTATTCGTTTCTTTGTATCCATTAAAATTTGTTATGGAACAAAAAGTTGTTTTAATTACTGGTGGTTCATCAGGTATAGGTAAATCTATTGGTATTTTTCTTAAGTCGAAAGGTTTTAAAGTATACGGTACTACCAGAAGTAAAATTAAATATCCTGATTTTGATGCATTTGATTTATTAGAATTAGATGTAAAAAAAGAAGAGACCATAACTGCTGCCATTTTAGAATTAATAAAACGTGAGGGTAGAATTGATGTTTTAGTAAATAATGCAGGAATAGGGATTACAGGACCTATAGAAGAAACTCCTAATGCTGAAATTGTTAAAGCATTTGACACTAATTTTCATGGCCCTATCCGAATGATAAAAGCGGTATTGCCACAAATGCGAATTCAGAAATCGGGACTTGTTATTAATATTACTTCTATTGCAGGGTTTATGGGACTGCCTTACCGCGGTATTTATTCGGCCACAAAAGGAGCTTTAGAGTTAGTAACTGAAGCCATGCGCATGGAAATTAAAGATTTTGGTGTTCAAATGACTAATTTAGCTCCAGGAGATTTTGCTACGAATATTGCTTCTGGACGTTATCATGCACCCGTAATAAAAGACTCCCCCTATGAGAAACCGTATCGCACAACTTTAGATGCTATAAACAATGATGTAGATAGCGGTGGCAACCCCATGCAGGTAGCGCATAAGGTATTTGCTATTATAAATAAGGCTAATCCAAAAGTACATTATAAGGTGGGAGATTTTATGCAGAAATTTTCTCTTTTACTAAAAAATATTCTTCCAGATAAAGTGTACGAGAAATTACTCATAAACCATTATAAATTGTAGCTTTGTAACTCATAGATTTTCAATTAATAATACTAAAAATAGAAGCATGAAATTTTTTATAGATACAGCAAATCTTGCTCAAATTAAAGAAGCTCAAGAATTAGGTGTTTTAGATGGTGTTACCACAAACCCATCTTTAATGGCAAAAGAAGGCATTACAGGTAGAGATAACATCCTAAAGCACTATGTAGACATTTGCAATATTGTTGATGGTGATGTTTCTGCAGAAGTAATTGCTACCGATTATGCAGGAATGGTTAAAGAAGGTGAAGAGCTTGCTGAATTACACGAACAAATCGTGGTAAAATTACCAATGATTAAAGAAGGTATTAAAGCGTGTAAGTATTTTAGCGATAAAGGGATTAGAACAAATCTAACTTTAGTATTCTCTCCTGGTCAAGCTTTATTGGCTGCAAAAGCAGGTGCTACTTATGTTTCTCCTTTCATCGGTCGTCTAGATGATATTTCTACAGATGGTTTAAACCTTATTGCAGAAATTCGTTTAATTTATGACAACTATGGTTATGAAACTCAAATTTTAGCCGCTTCTGTTAGACACACAATGCATGTTATTGATTGTGCTAAATTAGGTGCAGATGTAATGACCGGTCCTTTATCTTCTATTGAAGGTTTATTAAAGCACCCACTTACTGATATTGGCCTAGCTAAATTCTTAGAAGATTACAAAAAAGGAAACTAATTAATAGTACTCCTTATAGCATAAGAAAGCCGCTAAACAATGTTTAGCGGCTTTCTGCTTTCTTATTCTAAATATATTGAGTACATCTTCTTATAAGCTAAAGGATGCTAGCATCTCTTTTAATATGAAAACGAGATAGTTACTTCTTTTTTAATTGCGGGTAAAGAGTCCTTTAAAAATGTAGAATTTTAATGTACAGCATATTACTAAAATTAAAGAAATAGATTATGCTCCAAAAGCATAAATAACGTAGTGAACAGACTATTCATTATGTCTTAAAGCTAACTAGGGGAGGGTTAGCAGTTTTTTTTGTACCCTAAAGTTCTATAGTCACTACAAAGTTATTACAGCGCATACATATCTTTATAAGCGTCTACAATAATCCCGTCTGTAACCAAAATAGCTTTATTAAGACCATCAATAATTAAGGTTGCTCTTAATTTTTTATCTTCTTCTGATCTGTATTGATTTTTAAAACCAATACCTGAAGTACCAATCATACTTTTCCAATTTTCATCTAATTCGCTAAGGCTAATTCCTATAAATTTAGTTTCAGGATAAATTTTCTCAAGCTTAGATACTTGTCGGGTAATATTTTCAAAATGCCTAGGATTATTAACGGTCCAGAAATAAAAGATTACATTTTCTTTGCCTTCTGCCAAAGAAGTTAATGAAACAGAATTGCCAACACTATCAATAACATTTACAAGAGGCAATTCATGATTAGGTTGCATTTTTATAACACTCTCATATAAGCTATGTATTTCTGCTATATGATCATTGTTATTAGATAGTTTATGAAAATTTTCTAAAAAAAGCTTATTGTTTTCCACATTATCATGAACCTTTAGGAAGTAGGTCATTGCAACATTTCTAAATAAATTATCTCTTAATTTCTTCTCTTTAACGATACTGTCTATTAACTTTAATTTATGCTGATTAAAATGTAATTGATCTTTTATAACTCTTCCTCCATCAGAGCAATCTTCCGAACAATGTGTAAAAGCAACATTGTCAAAATGACGCTTCATATAATCATAATAAGGGGTATAAAATGTCAGATCCTTATCATCAAAATTTAAATCGTCACGATAGTCATAAAATTCATCAGAAATATCTGTTACTAAATTGTCTCTGTTCTTTTTTAAGTGTTTAAAAGGATATTTTTCTTTATTAATATAAGCACTATAATCTATACTGGCTTTCGCCATTTCTATAGACTTAGGGGTTAATTCAATATCTTTACGTAACTCTTCTAAAAGTGAAATTTTAGTCTCTCGAAGGGAATCTATTTTTGCAGAAAAAATTTCAGGACTCAAATTAAAATAAGAGTTCACAGCTTTTTCTTCTTCTTCCGTATTAAGAAAGACTTCAATTAAAAAGTTATTAATTTCTTCTCCTTTACCCGAAAATACTAAAGATTCATCAAAATATATGGTATTTAAACGTACTAATAAACTGTCTCCCTTAGATAAATATACATATTGATATTGAGGAGCATGTCTAAAATTATATAAGCCTTCTTCTAGATTTTTTAGCTTAATAGAAAATCTATTATGCATATCTAACTGGGCAGAATCTACAACAACATCATCTTTATATAAGATTACAGTTTGACTCGTAGGATTAATAATTTCTCCAGCAAAAATAGTAGGGGAGTCTTTATCATCTGAAAAACAAGCAGTTAAACTCAACAATAAGAGACAAAAAGAATATTTATACATATATATCAACAATTCTTAGGGAAGCGAATTTAATAAACACCATATGTATATGCTGTTAACGCACCGTTAAAATTATTATTCGATAAATTTTCCTTACTATTTCATAAGCGTTAATACTAGTTTTAAGGGTAAATTTTATCTATTTTTGCACAAATTTTAAACTACTGTATATGTTATCTGTATCCAATTTATCGGTACAATTTGGAAAAAGAGTTCTTTTTGATGATGTGAATATTTCTTT
This genomic stretch from Cellulophaga algicola DSM 14237 harbors:
- a CDS encoding transaldolase; this encodes MYKYSFCLLLLSLTACFSDDKDSPTIFAGEIINPTSQTVILYKDDVVVDSAQLDMHNRFSIKLKNLEEGLYNFRHAPQYQYVYLSKGDSLLVRLNTIYFDESLVFSGKGEEINNFLIEVFLNTEEEEKAVNSYFNLSPEIFSAKIDSLRETKISLLEELRKDIELTPKSIEMAKASIDYSAYINKEKYPFKHLKKNRDNLVTDISDEFYDYRDDLNFDDKDLTFYTPYYDYMKRHFDNVAFTHCSEDCSDGGRVIKDQLHFNQHKLKLIDSIVKEKKLRDNLFRNVAMTYFLKVHDNVENNKLFLENFHKLSNNNDHIAEIHSLYESVIKMQPNHELPLVNVIDSVGNSVSLTSLAEGKENVIFYFWTVNNPRHFENITRQVSKLEKIYPETKFIGISLSELDENWKSMIGTSGIGFKNQYRSEEDKKLRATLIIDGLNKAILVTDGIIVDAYKDMYAL
- a CDS encoding SDR family oxidoreductase translates to MEQKVVLITGGSSGIGKSIGIFLKSKGFKVYGTTRSKIKYPDFDAFDLLELDVKKEETITAAILELIKREGRIDVLVNNAGIGITGPIEETPNAEIVKAFDTNFHGPIRMIKAVLPQMRIQKSGLVINITSIAGFMGLPYRGIYSATKGALELVTEAMRMEIKDFGVQMTNLAPGDFATNIASGRYHAPVIKDSPYEKPYRTTLDAINNDVDSGGNPMQVAHKVFAIINKANPKVHYKVGDFMQKFSLLLKNILPDKVYEKLLINHYKL
- the fsa gene encoding fructose-6-phosphate aldolase, which produces MKFFIDTANLAQIKEAQELGVLDGVTTNPSLMAKEGITGRDNILKHYVDICNIVDGDVSAEVIATDYAGMVKEGEELAELHEQIVVKLPMIKEGIKACKYFSDKGIRTNLTLVFSPGQALLAAKAGATYVSPFIGRLDDISTDGLNLIAEIRLIYDNYGYETQILAASVRHTMHVIDCAKLGADVMTGPLSSIEGLLKHPLTDIGLAKFLEDYKKGN